The following are encoded together in the Capsulimonas corticalis genome:
- the tpx gene encoding thiol peroxidase — translation MTDVQNERSGAITFKGNPMTLLGPELKVGDKAPDFQLTGTDLSPTTLDQLRENGTKAVLLILVPSIDTSVCSLETSKFNRHIATLPAEKIVAVSISADTPFAQKRWAVQEHVDNIKMLSDHKDRKFADDYGVHIKELGLLTRAIYLVDKDGVIRYIQTVPEVATEPDYDEVLRAARELVG, via the coding sequence ATGACCGACGTGCAGAACGAGCGCTCCGGCGCGATCACATTCAAAGGAAACCCGATGACGCTTCTGGGCCCGGAGCTGAAGGTGGGCGATAAGGCTCCGGACTTCCAGCTTACGGGAACGGACCTTTCGCCGACGACGCTCGACCAGCTGCGCGAGAACGGGACCAAGGCCGTCCTGCTGATTCTGGTGCCGTCGATCGACACCAGCGTCTGCTCGCTTGAGACGAGCAAGTTCAACCGCCATATCGCCACGCTTCCCGCCGAAAAAATCGTCGCCGTTTCGATCAGCGCGGACACGCCGTTCGCGCAAAAGCGCTGGGCGGTTCAGGAGCATGTCGACAACATCAAGATGCTCTCCGACCACAAAGACAGAAAGTTCGCCGACGACTACGGCGTGCATATCAAAGAGCTGGGCTTGCTCACCCGCGCCATCTATTTGGTGGACAAAGACGGCGTGATTCGCTACATCCAGACCGTTCCGGAAGTGGCGACCGAGCCCGATTATGACGAGGTTTTGCGGGCGGCGCGCGAGCTCGTTGGGTAG